The Manis javanica isolate MJ-LG chromosome 14, MJ_LKY, whole genome shotgun sequence genomic interval GGTGTTCTTAAGTTCTTATATGAAGTTTATATAacaaacatgtaaatatataaatatgtgaaaatacattatacataagtaaatatatgaataatgcatattatataatataattaacTTACTATAACCTATAAGGTACTCTTGTCACCACTCCTAATATACAGATAAGGCAACCCAAGCAGAGAGCAGGTAGGTAATGGTCCAAGGCCATGCTGGTAAATGATTGAACTGGAATTCAAACTAGCTGGCCACAAGGTCTTTGCTCACAATCACTCTTCAGTATCATCTCTCCAAATACACAGTCACTTTAGAAAgtatggaaaacacacagaaaagcctaaaaagaaaatagaaatctcTTATAATTTAACCTCCCCCATATATGACCATGCTTAATATTTTTGTGAGTTAGTCAAAAAAACCTACAGCGGCCTAAAAAATTTGTTTATGTATATTCACTGatactttgtaaaaaaaaaaaaagaaggataaaaggaCCGTGCCATATATACAGTTTAGCTATTtgatttttcattgaaaaataccttATATACCTTTTTGCATATCCTTAAATATGCCACTTTCTTAATGGCTGCATGCAATTCCATTATGTAATTGATTTaactgtttcctttttgttttaatacaaaGAGCATCGACCAACGAGCCATTCCTGTACATAAATACttggctatttcttttttttttttttttttttgagagggcatctctcatatttattgatcaaatggttgttaacaataaaattcagtataggggggttaatgctcaatgtacaatcattaatccatctcaagcctaattctcatcagtctccaatcttctgaagcataacgaacaagttcttacatggtgaacgaattcttacatagtgaataaattcttacatggtgaacagtacaagggcattcatcacagaatcTTTCGGTTTTGaccacgcattatgacctataaacaatcaggtcaaatatgaatactcatttgatttttgtactttatttatatgttgatcccacatttctccctccattattattattatttttatctttaataaaatgctgaagtgataggtagatgcaagataaaggtagaaaacatagtttagtgctctaagagggcaaatgtagatgatcagatgatcagatgtgtacctacggactaagtattaatccaggctagacaagggcagcaagacatccacggatgcagaagatttctctcaaagcaggggggatgaggttctgagcctcacctctgttgatccccaaattctcacctgatggcccccctgcgactgtgcctgtcttaggttgttcctcccttgaggaatcttacccgtctctggctaaccagtcatcttccggggccatacagggaaatgtacagttggtaagtgagagagaagccatattgtttgaaaaggttagctttttacttctttgcagatttatgccctgtggcttctatttGGCTATTTCTTTTGGGTTAAATTCTTAGTACTAGAATTGCTGGTAAAAGTTTTCAAACCATATTGCCAAACTACCCCCtttaaaaaaggcatcctactttATACTCGCACTGGCAATCCGTTAGACTGTCCATTCCCTTCCCTTGCAAACTCAGCAACCCTGGGCAGGGGTTTTGGTTGTTAATTTCCTTAAATTGCTGTCTGTGGATTAACAATGTATGATGTAGGAAGTCAGAGGGGAGAAGGAGTACGGGGAAATGTACCCATACAGGCACAGCTATCTTTCTTCCTATTACTCAGTAAATATATCATTGTGGTGAGAATGTTTAAAGGGACCACGTCCCTTCTGTAGTAGTTGCCTGCTTCAGATATAGCACTCACCGTAGTTATTATTTGCTCTTCTCTATTCTAGTGAGTAAACTCTCTGCCGTGCCTGGTATTAGCAGTGTACATGAGGTGCACATCTGGGAGCTTATAAATGGGAAGATCATTGCCACCCTGCATATCAAGTATCAGAAGGACAGAGAATATCAGGATGCCAGTGTCAAAATTCGAGAAATCTTCCACAAGGCGGGAATCCACAATGTGACCATCCAGTTTGAGCATGTGGACTTGAAGGAGCCCCTGGAACAGAAGGACCTGCTGCTGCTCTGCAGCTCACCCTGCATCTCCAAAGCCTGTGAGAAGCAGCTGTGCTGTCCCCCCAGGGCGCTGCCTCTGGCCCACGTCAATGGCTGTGCTGAGCACAATGGCTGTCCCCCTCTGGACCCATACCAAAGAGAAACCACAGACGTGGCTATCGAAGTATCTCTGGAAGGCTGTCTGAGTGAGCACGGACAAGCTGTCAGCAAAACTCAGGAGGACCAAGGTTATGCCAGCAGTACACATTTTTAACCTGGCGCCCCCTAAACAGACTGTATAGATGAGGCATGTTGGAAGCACCAGCTTGGCTTGTGGAGGGAGCTGTGTGGTTGGTAGGCCCTGCCCAAGTCTGCCGTGTGCGCTGTCCGCGTTCAGTAGGGGTGGGTTGGTTGGGATATTAGGTGAACGTGTCTTCATTTTTATGTCACTGAGAACCCTTTACATTGTCCTGGGTGTCTTCTGCTGCTTTTCCTCAACCGTTTTAGTTTGGACATTTTGGACAATTATTTCCTGAAGCCAACTGATCTTGTATATGTATCAGGGACATTGAACACTGGGACTGAATGGCCATGGACACAGGATTCAAAGTAGTTTATGTTTTAAACTGATTAGAACTTGTAGCTGACTCTCAGGTGAGCTCATAGCCAAGTACATCAAAAAACTTTAATAACCATAAtagctgttttttttccccaactccACTATAAGATCATAAAAGAGGAAAGTTAGGTAATTCTGTCACTGCAGAAAATTTTTTTGACTCATTTTtgaataaatatcaaataaataccCATGAAGTTGGAAAATACTCTCAGAATATTAGAAGAAGTACAGTTTAATGGCAGAGGGTAGGAGGAAAATGCTTTTTGACCACCTCTTGGTTTTATGAGGTGGAGAGAAAACTAATGTGTACTTTTTGCTGTGAACTACAGCTGTAGCATGtttcaaatgtttaaatatatagtATGCTTTTTTTTCACTTGGAAGTTGGGGAATATTTCTACTTCCGGAAGTATGACAGAAGTTCGTACACACTGCCTTTTAGAGTCAGTCCAGTTGGAACTGTCTTCATTTATTGCTTAATAATGACTTAGTTGTTCCAGTTTCCTTTGAGTCTTCTTTGATATGATCACATTGATCAGTATAGCATTTACCCGGAGAAAATGAGTATTCCTCGAATATATGACATTGAGTATTCATTCCTGCCAAAAAGTAACTAGATTGTCTTTTCTTTAATTAGACATATTTTAAGGTATTTATTATAGCTGCCAACTAGTAACTTAATGGGCAAATGTGCAGAGAGAAATGAGAATTTAATTGCTGCCTTCAATGTATTTTGAAGAGTTTACACTTTTTTGTATGTCTCTgacccatattaccaagttcaAATAAATGTGCTAGAATCTAGTTTGAACCTGTAACTAACCTATGTTAGTATTGAGGACACATCTGCCATGTATTTAACAAATTGTTTAAGCAGCAATATTTTAATCAGAACAGTCTCCAAATAGGTATGAGAAAATTGGAGGTGCCTTACTAGAGAACTAGAATCTTCCTTAATGGGTTGTAAAATTGAAAGTGATCATCTCAGACTGTAAGTACCAAGTCCTCTTTAGAATCTGCACAGTACTTACCAGAAATGTCGGGTTGCTAATGGAAAAAACGCCCACATTTTTTCAGCACAAACACCGCTTAAAAAAGGTGGCTTTCTTAAATTCTAAGTCTGAAGTAAGTAAGCAACTATGGTCAGTAGGATAGGAATCTTTTCATACCTCAAAAATGTATTATCTGAGTTTAAATTGGCCATAAATGAGGTAAATAGAAGAATACCTAAATATGTTTTTATCCTTAGGAGTATATTGGACTAGGCTATATATATACTATGGAGCTAAGAAAGGggtaaaatttaagaaaacatttttatttttaatgttaatattttgtcatGTACTCATAAAAAACAGGGCCTCTCTATGAAACACATCAAGGTGATAcatggaccaaattcttctggaATAATTGTTGGCTTAGATGATTTGGAGTGAAAGAAGAAATTTGTCTCAATTCCAGATTTAAAAGTCTAATTTGATTTCTCaccattttgcttttattaaaagaaaaaattacaaatccATCATTTTTGTTCAGTTGGCTAAAGGATTGCCTATTAGTTTACATCCAAATAGTGTTCTGTAAATTTAATCTCTAAAGCATTTTTCTGGAAAGGAAAAGGCACTTAATTCCAATATAATTAAATCTAACCTCAGAAAAATTTGTTGCTAGACACTTAGGAACATCAAATTATGGACTAGAGCCaataaaataatatcaaattATGGACTAGAGCCAGTAAAATAATACTGGTATAAGACACTTCGGTGGCACGTATTTAATAATGTTCAAACCAGCTAATTAATGCAGTATTTTTGTGCCAGGGTAGGTGGTTGCCTTTCCCCTCTCAGCTGCTGTGATGCCGTCTGGCATTTTTACTTGGGTTTTACTCTCCTTTAATTGCCCTGCATTTAATCTTCCCAAGGAAATGCAcgacttttctttttccctttgactCAATGCTGCTTGGTAGCAATAGTGCCTGATGAAAAGTGGATTTATACAATACTGTTTTTCTCCAAGATTAGAAAACCACTGTCACTCAGTTTAGTGTTCCTGTGTGCCTAGGATAATTctagaaaattcttttttaagaGCTAAACATAATTTTTCCAGCCAGGGCATCCTCAGCGCGTTTGGGCTGGAGCAGCAATCCCGCGTGCTCGCCTGGAGGACGCAGGTGTAGCACTGACTTCTGTTCAGGGTACTTCTATTTCAAGGGAAAGAATCTTTTCCGCATTATTTCAGCACCAGCTGTGGGAAGTACTATGtctgcttttattttccaaacttcaactttgtttttttgaaaagagaggttaaatttttttcatgataTTTGGCCATTATGAATATCCAGGCCCCATGGTTCACAGATACCATCCCTTGGATTATTTGACAAAATATCAATAGGGAGAACATTGTGTgaggaagaattaaaaatattgtccatacttaattaccttttttttggCTGCCAACTATCCAAACTCTTGGGAAGGTAAATCAGGAACTCCAAAGTTCCGTGGGAATGGGTGCTTGGAATGCAAAGAAATCACTGAGGTAGATTTTGGATAATAGTAAGACAGCTTCCTACCGGTGAGGTAGGAAGAGATTTTGTTACGCTTTCTCAGTCTCaacactgttgacattttgaccTGAATAACAGCTTGTTGTGTGGGGCTGTCCATCCATTGTAGGATTTTTAGCACTCCCCCTGGCCTCTCCTTACTGAATGCATATCCCCACCAGCTGTGACAATGAAAcgtgtctccagacattgtcatgTGTCCCCTGGTGGCAAGTTTGCCCCTAATTCTGAACCCCTGACTTAAGCGTAATTGAGGGATATTATTGACAAAGTCCTTCTAGAGCCCAATATCCCCGTGAATAGAATCAATTCTGCAGAATTCActcattaaaaattacttttaagacAAGATCAAATGATTCATAAAAATTCCAGTAGTCTACATAGAAAgtttggacatttaaaaatatatataatttggaaaaaaagacCTTACAAATCTGATTATACAGATCAGTTAATAGAACAAtgaatgaaatggagaaaaaagcatttaCTCTTTGTGCTGCGATGATCTCTTCAACTCATGAATATCCTCAGTTGATGAACCCACCATAAAAGGAGACCATATACTATCAGTATAATTGACTCTTGGGGTTAAGGTGTTTAATTCGCCACCAATTTTAAAGTTGACGATGTTTCTTTTTCCTGGTTCCTGACAGTGACTGgctcagaagttaaaaaaaaacaaaaactttattgTTTATGGCTAACTTAATCCTTTGCCACATCATAACCCTATTTTCCCCAAGAGTACAAAATACAGTTCCTGCTTTTAAATATATCTTCACACTCTTGCAATAAAAAACTGCAAAGAGAAGGCTGGTTTAGAAAAGAACACGGCAACACAACGTGATTTGAGTTGAATTTAGACAAGTAATGACCACGGACTGAATGCCTTTTCTATAGctctgttgttttcctgataAACTCGCCTGTTTGTGCTTCTGAGTAGATTTGGGTGTGAGCAGccccaggaagaaatggaagttACTGATTTGGGAAACTGGCGGCTCAAATGGAACTTGCATCAGACACTGACTGACCCTGACTGGAATCTAAatgtttctatgaattttgagTCTAGTTAATGACGGTGTGTCATTTTCTGGAGCTTCCTTTtgacgtgttttttttttttctggaccttACTGTTTACATGGAACTTTCATGATTGTTGTTAAATGGATCAACCATCTGCTCTTGCTACAGAGCCAGGCCAGAGACACTGAACCCGCTTCGAATGCTAATGAGAATCATCCATAAAGGACGGTGATTTTCAGGGGACCCCTTCCTGGAGCTCTGAAGTTATGTTACAGTATTGTGGAGTTTTGTTGCTGAAAGTCTTCCTTCTGTCCTCACTGACGATTTTGCCAAAGTGTAATTGTCCCATTTGGGGGAATTATTAGAACTCTAAGATGTAAAGTTTAAATAGCTCACTAGTGGCACGCGAAGTCCCCCAACAATGTATGCACATATGCACACTTTTAAAAGCAGAGGCGGTTTAATGGTgctgtaaataaaaatttttaaaaataaacacacgccCTAGATGTTTGTGGAAGTTAAACAGATAAACTCAAAGGAGCTGAACTCATTCTGTCTTTCTCACTGACTCAAGGTCATTTATTACCCAGCAACTCTTCAGATTGGTTTTAGTAAATGGGGACTAATTCGCTGTCTCCATTTTGCTGCTGTCTTCACACCCCTCCCACCACTCTCCACCACCTACAATGATGTCCCAGGGCCCCTCTTGGCACAAATGTCACAAGCCCACCCAGCTACCTGAGTTCCTGTAACCTGGACTGACCTGGTTTTCTAGGGCGCCCTATTTGGCCCTGGGCTACCCAGTAGGGTTTGTGTAGGAGGGGAGCTCCTGGGATTTAGGGAATGGTGGAGTGGTCAGGCATATTTTGGAGAGGCCCTGTACATTTGGGAATCTCTCCAGTGAGCTCTCATCTTTACAAATATTGAATAAGGGGAAGGGTTGAGACAGGgcctgtgggtgtagtcagagtagggtgaaggcctctggGAAAAGACCCCTatcaaaactccatattaaacaattaagcaaagatagagtcacattaattctgtaaagtaaaatatcaaactaggaatataagcattcttcagtgaaaattagttaaaactaaaaagccaggagtaacttagccTCAAATGTTTGTAAACctcccagaaaagaaaatacctcagcatagcccatgtcttgttgGTATCAATTAAATaaagctattgtaaaatttactttagcctgctaaaaaacctggtttatctttaactttacccagatgctgcttttcctcctccagccctaatcaaatCAATAAGTCAGCTCACCTTCAAAGCAACacaagcagccttgactgataAGCTCCCAAACTAAGAAACTGCCactctgagaaaggatcaaagcagtaaatttcttatgttaactctacAAAATAGTCCGGAAAACTGTGTCTctttaaagataaacatttagagaccatctggtgggtctgcatccctagctctttgtcttTCAACCACCTGTGAGTCCCCTAGACAAggcaccaccccgggctctcttgtccccgcctggctcacgccaggagctctgtgtgtcctctcactgtatctcaataaaagtctcccgggctctcctaccttgactgtttgctaagttcattcttcgactcggaaaacaagaaccccggcatcagggTCTGCCAGGTCAATCAGTCAACTGATTAGTCAGCATATACTTACTGTAAATGAAAGCATCCAAGTATTTCTTGCCTCTTAAGAGTTTATAGTCTACATTAAAGCTAAGTAAGGCAATTCAACTTTATGAGAGTTAAAGGAGAGCTACCCTTAGCCTGAGTTTGCTGGGAGTGGTTGAAGGGATCTTGTGCTGGATTGGATCTGGTGCTCAAATGTGCACATTCTAAGCCCTGGGCAGCATCTGCAAAGGGAGGCTGTACATTTCGTGACTCTCAATTGCCTTCAGAAATGAGTCTGAGCAGAGCACTAAACCCAGGGCCTAGAGTACAGAATCTCTGACTACTACATCCAAAAGAGAactctgcctttctgtctgtctgctacCCTGCCTGATGTTTCTTCATAGCACTGTCACTTTGTAACATTTTATTGCACATTTACTTGTCTACCCCACTAGAAGAAGGCTTTGCATATTCACCATTGGAATCTTCAACCCCTATCACAGTGATCCAAACAGTAACAAGGGACCTGGCACATGCTggtagctcaataaatatttactgaatgaacgAATGGAGAAATGAATAAACACATCAGTGAATGAAAGGTTCAGTGTCAGTTTTACTGGTTGCAGGCTTTGGAAAAGTGACTTAGCTTTGTTgcacttcagttttcttatctatacaGGAGGCTACTGAGGAAAGCCTGTGTTACTTTCCTTACAGAGCTGTTGCACTCCTAGGAGATAGGAGAGCAGAGTTAAATGTCaatggattttattattttacacttTCAATCTGGCATTCACATTCTTCGTGTTCTTATCCTGTCTGCTCTCATCTCTGTAATTCTATTCTGTCAAACACCATTTAAAGCTAAATAGCATTAAATAGTAGTACAATCAACATGGGTGAAAGTGAAGAGGAAAGGAGTCAAGGATGGCTTCACAGAAGCCTGGACATTTCAAACTGGTCCGGAGTAGTTCagtggatggagcaagagggaaAGAGCTTAAGACCTTAGAATGCATTCTTCTGGCAGATGGCCCTACAGCTTTCATAGGAGGGAGGTTTGGCGGTTGTGCAGACGGGGAAATGCCAAGAATAGACTATTCCTGGGCAACAATTTTATCCAGACACCTTCCCCACATGCTCTATGTTGCTCTATCATCCTGGGCTCATGGCATCTGCCACCTCACCTCCTGTCCCGCCGGATCCTGAGCTCCACCAGTTGCTCAGGACTCATTGTGCATGTCCTCGGCAAGTCTGCAGACACTGAGTTCTAAAACCAGTTTCCCTGATGCTTTTCTGCTGAGTTCAGTGGGTACATCCTGTCTACATTCCCCCCAAACCAGCTCGAGCCTTACAGCCAGGTTTCATGTCGCTTTTTCCCTCCCTTATGCCTTATTAGTCATCAGCCTCAGTTAGTGTTCCCTCCAAAGGGCTCTAGATGTCTgcccttctttttccatttcgGCCCCCGTCTCTGGGGTTCAGCTTTACCACCTCACATCTGTGCTGTTACAGAAGTCCCCCGGGCCACCTCCGGACGCCTTCCTGTGAACCCTTGCTTCCCTTTGCTCTGGGAGGAGGAACGGTCTTCTCAGCCTGCTACTGAGGCCCCTTCCCTCCCCGGGGCCCCCTAGCCTTTATCTTCTTCAGCAGAAGAGAAGAGCTCAGAGATACCTAAGGGAGCTCGCACATGCTGTCTGTGTGGACCAGCAAGTTGAATTCGCTGTGACTTGGAGAGTGAATATCATACAGTAGCCTGGCTTTTTTATGCTAAAAagacattttcccttttttaagtTTTGAGTTACATTCACCAGATTACttcctttctggtttctctttttccagattccttccttttctatgtTAGTGTGTCCCTTTGTCCCAAAGGGTGATTTCCTGTGGATATTGGATGCAGCCCTTCCACGCCTGGTGTCCTGATTCCGGAGCAGACTCTGAAACTGACAAATTCCAGGCCTGGAAGCAGATCTTTGATCTTTCTAGTCTTGTGAGGCAAAGGGTGGTGGACTCTCCATTGTCTCAGATTTTCACCACGTGGTCACAAATGTGTCTGAGCCATAACAATGAACCCCAACACAGAGCCAAAAGATGTGACTCCTCACACCAGTTCTTTTAGGCTTAATAGAGGCAAGAGTTAGTTTGCATGGAGTTTATGACAGGGCTGGGTGGTGGCATTCTCCCTACATTTtcttggaggagggaggggaagagagaagagaaaattctCTGAGTGGCTGGTGTTGATACAGGCTTCGTTGGTGATGATAATAACCATGTCTCTTATCTGCCTCAGAAAGCTGAGAACCTGGAGAAAATCATGCTGGAGTGTCGTGAGCATGTGGCTGTAATCTGATGTTCAAAAGTATTTGCAAAAAAAACCAATATGCCACTTTTGGCAGGAATGAGGCTTGGTGCTTGTTTTCTAGCTTTTTGCTTTCTGTTGTTGAAACGTGCACCATGTGGTGCATCTATGTGTGGAGACGTGATTTGGCCTATGGCATGCCCAAACCTAAGTTATAAAAAAGGGCTTTACAGAGAGGTTTTATTATGAAAACTAACATCTATATGAAGGACAGCTCGAAGCTTGAGCATTCTGGCCCCGGGGGCCAACCTGGTGtcaggtcccagctctgccactcatcAGCTGCTTGACCCCAGGAAGTACTAGGCCCGTGAACAAAAGacgttctctgggcctcagttttgcCATGTGTAATTCTTGCCTCATGAGGCAGTTGTGAGGACGAAAGACCCCATAAATGCTTGAGGAAAGCCAAATCATCAAAATACCTAGTTTAACAGGTAAGATTTTATCTAGATTATTCCTATGTGAACTCACTACTTGTGGTGGAAATGCCAAAAATGTATAGTGTAGGCCAGACCAAGTGTCAGTACCcaaatagattttaaattctTCAAGGGCAGAGGCCCTATTCCATGAAAAATATAAACCTGAGCACCTGACCAAAAAAATTGCCCTATTCTTATTtgtaggaaaataaaacagaccCAGTGCTGAAGGGCTTCAGTGGAATATCAGGGCTCGGTTCCAAAGGACCTTAACTCCCAGGCCAGGTGGCACCTTCAACAGGGATATTATTCCTTGAGGATTACTGAGTCCAGGGTTCTAGGCAGAAGCAGTGAGAGCTTCAAATGAATCCAGGTGAATCTCCATTTCTGTCACTGTCTACCGGCCAGAAGACCTGTAGGGACATACCTGTGGTCGAACACGTGGGTTTTAATGCTCAATGCAGAGAGGAGACTGTACACCAGGGGGAAACAGGAAGCATTGCAGGAAGACGGTGTTCACAAGGACCTACTGTAGCATTTGGGCTTGTGTCAGGTGATCCTGGGGAGGAGTCAAGGAAATCATGGGGCATTGTCCTGGATTAGATGCTGCCAGCAAGTGGGGATAATTCTATGACCgggtaccttttttaaaaaatattgaaatagaattgacatatagcattatATTAAGTTCAGGTGTGCaccataatgatttgatatttgtgtgtATTGTTaagtgatcaccacagtaagtctagttaccatacATAGTCACAGAACTTTTTTCTTGtgttgagaacttttaa includes:
- the SLC30A10 gene encoding calcium/manganese antiporter SLC30A10 isoform X2 codes for the protein MGDALGSVVVVITAIIFYVLPLKPEDACNWQCYIDPSLTVAMVIIILSSAFPLIKETAAILLQMVPKGVNVEELMSKLSAVPGISSVHEVHIWELINGKIIATLHIKYQKDREYQDASVKIREIFHKAGIHNVTIQFEHVDLKEPLEQKDLLLLCSSPCISKACEKQLCCPPRALPLAHVNGCAEHNGCPPLDPYQRETTDVAIEVSLEGCLSEHGQAVSKTQEDQGYASSTHF